One segment of uncultured Desulfobacter sp. DNA contains the following:
- a CDS encoding type II toxin-antitoxin system VapC family toxin has product MNYLIDTNICIYIMNQRPPEVIQKFKNHEIGQIAISSITVSELNYGVAKSQNKKQNAKRLEEFLTPFNILPYDEVASRYYGIIRSELESQGKVIGPLDMLIAAHAISEKLILVTNNEKEFQRIKSLKIENWAVQ; this is encoded by the coding sequence ATGAATTATTTGATTGATACAAATATCTGTATTTATATAATGAACCAACGCCCGCCCGAAGTTATTCAAAAGTTTAAGAATCATGAAATTGGTCAAATAGCTATATCCTCTATTACTGTCTCAGAGCTTAACTACGGTGTTGCCAAAAGCCAAAATAAAAAACAAAATGCAAAACGACTTGAAGAATTTCTCACTCCATTCAACATATTGCCTTATGATGAAGTTGCATCGAGATACTATGGAATAATCCGTTCAGAACTTGAAAGCCAAGGAAAAGTGATTGGACCGCTGGATATGCTTATAGCCGCCCATGCAATAAGTGAAAAATTGATATTAGTGACAAATAACGAAAAAGAATTTCAGAGAATCAAATCGTTAAAGATCGAAAATTGGGCTGTTCAGTGA
- the vapB gene encoding type II toxin-antitoxin system VapB family antitoxin, with amino-acid sequence MDTAKLFINGRSQALRLPKAYRFEGEEVYIKKISQGVLLIPKNKTAWGVWEDNLKKYDKPFMADRNQPDLQQERVGLNELFD; translated from the coding sequence ATGGATACAGCGAAATTATTTATCAATGGACGAAGCCAAGCATTAAGGCTACCTAAAGCTTATCGATTTGAAGGTGAAGAAGTTTATATTAAAAAAATTTCTCAAGGCGTCCTTTTAATACCAAAAAACAAAACAGCATGGGGTGTTTGGGAAGACAATTTAAAAAAATACGATAAGCCGTTTATGGCTGACAGGAATCAACCTGATTTACAGCAGGAAAGGGTTGGGTTGAATGAATTATTTGATTGA
- a CDS encoding integron integrase, with translation MTENAIHEDTSSFEKPLKASVQDGWNTVYSRLSDEIKVRHYSPKTYDAYCKWVQQFQTFVRNKALESLSPDDVKQFLTWLAVEQKCSASAQNQGFNGLLFFFRHILGKEFGKIDGVVRAKRKPYIPVVLSRKEIDLVVEKLRYPYDLIVQLLYGCGLRLAECMNIRMNALNFDHKILTVHDGKGKKDRTLPMPESIIPDILAQVEQVKKLHAKLIEDGYDGVFMFDAMDRKAKYAAREFNWQWLFPAKELTLVPDTGEKRLYHLHDRHVQKAIKSAANRLQLTKRVTPHTFRHSFASHLLQANYDIRTIQALLGHSDVRTTMIYTQTVPSTTLKEAKSPLDIT, from the coding sequence GTGACTGAGAATGCCATACATGAGGACACATCTTCTTTTGAAAAACCTTTGAAAGCCTCTGTTCAAGATGGATGGAATACAGTTTATTCCCGGCTAAGCGATGAAATCAAAGTACGTCATTATTCGCCTAAAACTTATGATGCTTACTGCAAGTGGGTGCAACAATTTCAAACCTTTGTCCGAAACAAGGCGCTCGAATCATTGTCGCCTGACGATGTGAAACAGTTTCTGACATGGTTGGCGGTTGAACAAAAATGTTCTGCGTCTGCCCAGAATCAGGGATTTAACGGCCTTTTGTTCTTTTTCCGGCATATTCTTGGAAAGGAGTTCGGGAAGATTGACGGGGTGGTGCGGGCCAAAAGGAAGCCTTACATTCCGGTTGTACTGTCCAGAAAAGAGATTGATCTTGTCGTGGAGAAACTGAGGTATCCTTATGATCTCATCGTGCAGCTGCTTTACGGATGCGGCTTGAGATTGGCTGAATGTATGAATATCCGCATGAATGCCCTGAATTTTGACCACAAAATATTAACCGTTCATGACGGCAAGGGAAAAAAGGATCGGACCCTGCCTATGCCGGAATCAATCATTCCGGATATTCTGGCCCAGGTGGAGCAGGTGAAAAAGCTGCATGCGAAATTAATTGAAGATGGATATGACGGCGTGTTTATGTTTGATGCCATGGACAGGAAAGCAAAATATGCTGCCAGAGAATTCAACTGGCAGTGGCTGTTCCCGGCTAAGGAACTGACTCTTGTTCCTGATACCGGGGAGAAAAGGTTGTATCATCTCCATGACCGGCATGTCCAAAAGGCCATCAAATCAGCAGCCAATCGACTACAGCTTACCAAACGGGTTACGCCTCATACCTTTCGCCACAGTTTTGCAAGTCACCTACTCCAAGCCAACTATGATATCCGGACTATACAGGCCTTGCTCGGCCACAGCGATGTGCGAACCACCATGATATATACACAGACCGTACCGTCCACGACCTTAAAAGAAGCCAAGAGCCCTTTGGATATAACCTAA
- a CDS encoding type II toxin-antitoxin system RelE/ParE family toxin: MNIKYLKRAKTDIRQAFGWYEEKRRGLGFEFLNCVEAAIQNIIVMPEMYQKRYKHLHGCPTIPLFNIV, translated from the coding sequence ATGAACATCAAATACCTGAAGAGAGCAAAAACCGATATCAGGCAAGCTTTTGGCTGGTATGAAGAAAAGCGAAGGGGCTTGGGATTTGAATTTTTAAACTGTGTTGAGGCTGCAATACAAAATATAATCGTGATGCCGGAGATGTACCAGAAAAGATATAAGCATCTTCATGGATGTCCTACGATTCCCCTTTTCAATATTGTATAA
- a CDS encoding addiction module protein, which produces MIQDEIRQKIDKLNVSEKILLVSDIWDSIAQDCSAMPPIQGWHKKELDQRIEEYESGKAELFDWKEVHNELREEFK; this is translated from the coding sequence ATGATACAGGATGAAATAAGACAGAAAATTGATAAGCTCAATGTTTCTGAAAAAATATTACTGGTAAGTGATATTTGGGATTCTATAGCGCAGGATTGTTCTGCTATGCCGCCAATACAAGGGTGGCATAAAAAAGAATTGGATCAACGAATAGAAGAATATGAGTCTGGAAAAGCAGAACTCTTTGACTGGAAAGAGGTTCATAATGAATTAAGAGAAGAATTTAAATGA
- a CDS encoding LuxR C-terminal-related transcriptional regulator gives MMSRIRYLENRLDKALSNINKAHDFLRTSRINIFLCEIYIQTAFILQAMGRSSTAFFNMEKALHRADGSGSRYLIRTARAAMAKLGLLQGKRQAAQAWSTKNPLSLDEPFCEAFESDCLVQAFLLLDQARFQEACRLMETLRPRALKRHRRTAVLEADIIRAAALNGLGEKENAVRILELGLCFAVPEQYIQPFVIYSPYIADLLITLSSATDPVVKAHAAVICGHCRLEKPLERPQKTIPVTAFDSLNQKEFDILKLIDLGCSNREIAQKMHISINTVKFYNKSLFTKLSVKNRVQAVTRARQLNIF, from the coding sequence ATGATGAGCCGCATCCGCTACCTGGAAAACCGGCTGGACAAGGCCCTTTCCAACATCAACAAGGCCCATGATTTTTTAAGAACATCCCGGATCAATATTTTCCTTTGCGAAATTTACATCCAGACGGCGTTCATCCTCCAGGCCATGGGCCGGTCATCAACCGCCTTTTTTAATATGGAAAAAGCCCTGCACAGGGCCGACGGATCGGGAAGCCGCTATCTGATCCGGACCGCCCGGGCCGCCATGGCCAAACTTGGCCTGCTCCAGGGCAAACGCCAGGCGGCACAGGCCTGGTCAACGAAAAATCCCCTGTCATTGGATGAGCCCTTTTGTGAAGCCTTTGAATCCGACTGCCTGGTGCAGGCCTTTCTTCTCCTTGACCAGGCGCGGTTTCAAGAGGCCTGCCGCCTCATGGAAACCCTTCGGCCCCGGGCCCTGAAGCGGCACAGAAGAACGGCCGTGCTTGAAGCCGATATCATCCGGGCGGCAGCCTTGAACGGCCTGGGGGAAAAAGAAAACGCCGTGCGGATCCTGGAACTTGGCCTTTGCTTTGCCGTCCCCGAGCAATACATCCAGCCGTTTGTGATCTACTCGCCCTATATTGCCGACCTTCTGATCACCCTTTCCAGTGCAACGGATCCCGTGGTCAAGGCCCATGCCGCCGTAATCTGCGGCCACTGCCGCCTTGAAAAACCCCTGGAGCGGCCGCAGAAAACCATCCCCGTCACCGCCTTTGACAGCCTGAACCAAAAAGAGTTCGACATTTTAAAGCTCATCGACCTTGGCTGTTCAAACCGGGAAATCGCCCAGAAGATGCATATCTCCATCAACACGGTCAAGTTCTACAACAAATCCCTGTTCACCAAGCTGTCCGTCAAAAACCGGGTCCAGGCCGTCACCAGGGCAAGGCAGCTGAATATTTTTTAA